The following proteins are encoded in a genomic region of Oncorhynchus masou masou isolate Uvic2021 chromosome 32, UVic_Omas_1.1, whole genome shotgun sequence:
- the LOC135527296 gene encoding uracil phosphoribosyltransferase homolog: protein MPCHNQSLNNVTTGQEHNLTKHVRFAASSNSSSVPVAPSSEAVDDVNKQRLNGNCPNGGGLGPDVLNLGPQLKLLPLNSQILELQTIIRDKTTSRGDFVFCADRLIRLVVEEGLNQLPYSECTVTTPTGHMYEGVKFERGNCGVSIMRSGEAMEQGLRDCCRSIRIGKILIQSDEETQEAKVYYAKFPPDINRRKVLLMYPILSTGNTVIEAVQVPLLIEHGLQPKHIILLSLFSTPHDHLSTPRSTPRYHLQTTPDQTTPAPDHTTSTISTPHHALHTSTPHPRPDHTTLFHLDSRTSQGPSSKRPHHAPTTRSPTLTTPPSPQSCHTTPR from the exons ATGCCCTGCCACAACCAGTCGTTAAATAACGTTACTACCGGCCAAGAACATAACTTAACGAAGCATGTTCGGTTCGCCGcgagcagtaacagcagcagcgttCCGGTGGCGCCAAGCTCTGAAGCGGTGGATGACGTCAATAAACAGCGTTTGAACGGGAACTGTCCGAATGGTGGTGGGCTCGGCCCAGATGTGTTAAACCTTGGACCTCAACTGAAACTGCTTCCTCTTAACAGTCAGATACTAGAATTACAGACCATCATCAGAGACAA GACAACCAGCAGAGGGGATTTTGTGTTCTGTGCAGACCGACTG ATCAGACTGGTGGTGGAAGAAGGACTGAACCAGCTGCCCTActcagagtgcactgtgaccactcctacag GACACATGTATGAAGGTGTAAAGTTTGAGAGAGGTAACTGTGGAGTCAGCATCATGAGAAGTG GCGAGGCCATGGAGCAGGGTCTGAGGGACTGTTGTAGGTCCATTCGCATAGGGAAGATCCTGATCCAGAGTGATGAAGAGACCCAGGAGGCTAAGGTCTACTATGCTAAGTTCCCCCCAGACATAAACAGGAGGAAGGTGCTGCTCATGTACCCAATACTGA GTACAGGTAACACAGTGATCGAGGCGGTGCAGGTACCACTGTTGATTGAGCATGGACTCCAACCCAAAcacatcatcctcctctctctcttctccaccccacACG ACCATCTCTCCACACCACGCTCCACACCACGCTACCATCTCCAGACCAcgccagaccagaccacacccgCTCCAGACCACACCACCTCTACCAtctccacaccacaccacgctctccacacctccacaccacaccctagaccagaccacaccacgctCTTTCATCTAGACTCCAGGACCAGCCAAGGACCATCCTCCAAGAGACCACACCACGCTCCCACCACGAGATCACCCACGCTGACCACACCACCCTCACCACAGAGCtgccacaccacaccacgctag